A window from Limisphaera ngatamarikiensis encodes these proteins:
- a CDS encoding ABC transporter permease produces the protein MPPLHCEAAGGSATAPPGADEVSNPDRGRRLSGWLCAPAAVWMLVCCALPLAGLLATSVLTRGPDGEITLPITLENYRRLLGFGVFGFDPVYPWVLVRSLFLGLWTTGLCLLIALPLTLWLVRLPERLRTVALTLVVIPFWTNLLVRSYAWQMLLAPESLPCRLLRAAGLLGPDQGLYPGWGAVLIGMVCDFLPFMVLPLYACAERLDWRLVEAALDLGAGRWQTFRHALWPQLLPGITAGSVLVFLPATGQFVVPDLLGGARLMFLGNLLQQQFGVSRDWPFGAAVATAALALVCVGLWLLQRRQTRSPIARP, from the coding sequence ATGCCCCCGCTGCACTGCGAAGCTGCTGGCGGGTCAGCGACCGCCCCTCCGGGGGCCGACGAGGTTTCCAACCCGGACCGGGGGCGGCGCCTGTCCGGATGGTTGTGCGCGCCTGCCGCGGTATGGATGCTGGTGTGTTGCGCACTCCCCCTGGCCGGGTTGCTGGCCACCAGCGTCCTCACGCGCGGGCCCGACGGCGAGATCACCCTCCCCATCACCCTCGAAAACTACCGGCGTTTGCTGGGATTCGGCGTGTTTGGTTTCGATCCGGTTTATCCGTGGGTGCTGGTGCGGAGTCTTTTCCTGGGTCTGTGGACCACGGGGCTTTGTTTGTTGATCGCGTTACCGTTGACCTTGTGGCTGGTGCGCCTGCCTGAACGGTTGCGAACCGTCGCGCTCACGCTGGTCGTCATCCCGTTTTGGACCAATTTACTGGTGCGCTCCTACGCGTGGCAGATGCTTCTGGCCCCGGAGAGCCTCCCCTGCCGGCTGTTGCGCGCGGCGGGACTGCTGGGTCCCGACCAAGGCCTCTACCCCGGGTGGGGCGCCGTCCTGATCGGCATGGTCTGCGACTTCCTGCCGTTCATGGTCCTGCCGTTGTACGCATGCGCAGAACGGCTGGACTGGCGTTTGGTGGAGGCTGCCCTTGACCTGGGTGCCGGTCGCTGGCAGACCTTCCGCCACGCCCTCTGGCCACAACTACTCCCCGGCATCACCGCCGGGTCGGTGCTCGTTTTCCTGCCGGCCACCGGCCAGTTCGTCGTGCCCGACCTGCTGGGCGGCGCGCGTCTGATGTTCCTGGGAAACCTGCTCCAACAACAGTTCGGGGTGAGCCGTGACTGGCCATTCGGCGCCGCCGTGGCCACCGCGGCGCTGGCCCTGGTATGCGTGGGCCTGTGGCTCCTGCAAAGACGCCAAACCCGGTCACCCATCGCCCGGCCATGA
- a CDS encoding ABC transporter ATP-binding protein, with amino-acid sequence MQSVREFATLDEPGPAPEPESTSGPAVECFHIVRRFGGVTALDGVSLRVERGEFFCLLGPSGCGKTTLLRIVAGLEKPDQGRVRLAGRDVTGTPPQQRPVNMVFQSYALFPHLSVWDNVAFGPRMRRLPENRIAEKVADVLARVRIEDLAHRRPHQLSGGQQQRVALARALVNEPEVLLLDEPLGALDLQLRRQLQAELRQVQRRLGLTFIHVTHDQEEALALSDRIAVMNRGRIEQVGPPREVYERPRTRFVAEFLGNCNLIQAGIVAVGDHQLRIQTASGFLCMPRPHGASGAAPGRTVTLAVRPERIQLFRPDQAPAHTNGWLGQVEETIFRGSTTEYRIRCGPQQLRALQAPNGTAHGPFAVGDTVVCHLPPEFLNLLED; translated from the coding sequence ATGCAGAGCGTGCGCGAGTTCGCCACCCTCGATGAACCCGGACCGGCACCGGAACCGGAAAGTACTTCCGGCCCGGCCGTGGAATGTTTCCACATCGTCCGCCGGTTTGGCGGTGTCACCGCACTGGACGGGGTCTCCCTCCGCGTGGAGCGCGGGGAGTTTTTCTGCCTTCTGGGACCGTCCGGTTGCGGCAAAACCACGCTGCTTCGGATTGTGGCCGGCCTGGAGAAACCCGACCAGGGTCGGGTCCGGTTGGCCGGACGCGACGTGACCGGCACGCCCCCGCAGCAACGGCCGGTCAACATGGTCTTCCAATCCTATGCCCTGTTCCCGCACCTCAGCGTATGGGACAACGTGGCCTTCGGGCCCCGCATGCGGCGTCTGCCGGAAAACCGGATTGCCGAAAAGGTGGCCGATGTGCTGGCCCGCGTCCGCATCGAAGACCTGGCCCACCGGCGGCCACACCAACTGTCCGGTGGCCAACAGCAGCGCGTGGCCCTGGCCCGCGCGTTGGTGAACGAGCCGGAGGTGTTGCTGCTGGATGAACCCCTGGGCGCGCTCGACCTTCAGCTCCGCCGCCAGCTCCAGGCCGAGCTCCGCCAGGTGCAACGCCGGCTCGGTCTCACCTTCATTCACGTGACCCACGACCAGGAGGAGGCGCTCGCCCTCAGCGACCGCATCGCCGTCATGAACCGGGGCCGCATCGAACAGGTCGGTCCGCCCCGGGAGGTGTACGAACGGCCCCGAACCCGCTTCGTCGCGGAGTTTCTGGGCAACTGCAACCTGATCCAGGCCGGGATCGTCGCTGTCGGCGACCACCAGCTCCGGATCCAAACCGCGTCAGGGTTCCTCTGCATGCCCCGGCCCCATGGAGCGTCGGGAGCGGCTCCGGGCCGGACGGTCACCTTGGCCGTCCGCCCTGAACGGATCCAATTGTTCCGGCCGGACCAGGCCCCCGCCCATACCAACGGCTGGCTCGGACAGGTCGAGGAAACCATTTTCCGCGGCTCCACGACCGAGTACCGGATCCGCTGCGGTCCGCAACAGCTGCGCGCCCTCCAGGCACCCAACGGCACCGCTCACGGCCCATTCGCCGTCGGAGACACGGTGGTTTGTCACCTACCGCCGGAGTTTCTGAACCTGCTCGAGGACTGA